The sequence CATTGTTGTTACACTCTTGAACTTCCATTTTCGAAATTTAAACCTGGAAAATACCGACGAACACATAATGCCTGCACTTGGGAGCTCAACTGACACTAAATGAAGgtaaatttagaaaataatattcacaaaaatggTATAATTTATGATTGAAGGTCTTACCTCGTGCTGCTACGGTGTCTGCCAAGAAAAAGGATTCGAGGAGGTAGTAATAACCGGCAAGTCATTTGAAAGTATTCCAAACTACCCCacatttttaacatttcatAATATCCATCCATTATTGAGGGTATTCAATACTCAATCTGGATAATTTATgtcaaatcaatattttaaacaaaagagaACCGTTAGCACATTTAAAAAGAAGTGAACACTTATTTTctcgtatttattttgaattcagaACTGCACAAATCAAAATCACCGGTTTGTTTATTGGATTATTTGTTTACGTTTTTAGACAAAATTAAACACACTACATTAAAATGAATATAGACTTTATGACAGTAACAATAAGGTCACTAATGTATCTTCTTAGATCATCATTAAAATTgtgacatttgacataattgtGTTGTGCGATCGGATATACGCATTAGAAACTGTTTTCATAATGATGAAAGATTCAAAAGCACTTTTCAGATTTTCCACGCTAAAGCATTTATGATTAATAAGATATTTACTAacttaaataagtatgtaaataacaaataaaggcGAATTTTCAGCTGCCACacatattttagtaggtatggTGTTTCCGATAGAATTATGGTCATCGAtaggtaacaaataaaaagctaaTGTAGAAATTACACACCCGTAGCATAAAATCTTTactcattatatttattgacttttctaaacatttttgtacctatttatattttttcatagtttCTTGAATGTAGTGTTTGTAAGCACTGATTCTAACGTGCATATCTGGAACTCCACGAGCGCATTTGAATGCCCACGATGCTATGCCGATTTGGGAGCCCGTTCTCCTTGATATTAAGGGACTGCCAGAGTCACCCTAAAAATACGCAATTTTGTGTACATGTAGGTAATTCGTTCCTGTTATTTAGACTAGATCAATAGGGTTACATTAAGTAAATCATTatacatgtaatttttttcattaatttttgtGATAAGGATTGCATTCTTGCGCGAGTTTTCAACTGTTCTGCTTAATAACTGTTCCTACTATATACTCCCTTACCTTATGAACTCCCTACTGTACTGCCCCCACATATCTATTCCTCTATATAGCCTTACTTCACTATGTAGCTACTTTCCCTGTATTACCTTTACTCTCCCTTTGTACTCCCTTTTGTcaaacatagactatatttaaaaaaaaaaaccacatcTGTAGGTAGTTACTTACAGTACACAATCCCTTCCCAACTGAGTGTAGGGAACAGATCTCTATGTCAGGGTCCACATGGGGCGCTTCGGCCCATATAGTGGCGGTGGCCACACGAACCGCCTTGAGACAGGACTTGGGAGACAGAGTGCTCACTTCGAGGAGTTGCAGGTTGAATGGAATGATACCCGAGTTCTGAAAAATGCACTTGAAATTAGTCAGAATTTTGAAGTAACTATTAACGTAATCTATGGTTTTAATCAGATTGTGTAAATAGGATACTTTCTAGatctaagatttttattttctttttgtatttttgagcCGCACGAGTGTACATATGTTTAAACGAGACGTTTCAAAATGTATGGAGCCCCGGCCCACTCTTTGTACACCATTGTACAAAAtgggaaaaaatatgtataacagTTTTCAACTACtcaattaattttctttggcTTCGTTTagctgtaaaacacaaaaatacacACTTGAGATTGCAACAACAAAAACCATCATGGCGGGTAGGGTAAATACatggtttaattaattaattttaatatttttaaataatttaataatttaataattttatattattttaataatttaattagtaattactAATTCCATGGGTGAATACTATACGCGGGCGGTGACTGATTAATGACGTTTGACATGTTTATTTGTCTTAATTATCGAATCCATGGTTTACTGTCATTTTTTTTGGTCACGTGATATCTAAATTGGAGAGACgccatattcaaattaaataaaactcattgaagggcgggcgttttgggggctgtcttttgtttttggcgttcgaaaagtgctgatttatcagcctcagggccgatttttcaatggtCAGATAAAGGGAAAGATAAGGTTTATTCCACAGTTAGCGAGAATCTCAATTTTTCAATTGACAGATAGGCCCTAACGGTCAGGTAAACTCTCTATCCAGCCGATAAATTTATCTGGCCCTTTACGGGCCAGGTAGCGCGCTAACGGTCAGATAACTcagatattttgtcatttctgcAATCACGCGCGTTCGTTTTTGTAGGTTATACTTGTGTTCTTGCttcctaaattataaaataatggatatttttgatTCTATCGACGACGAAACAATCGAGGAAGATGATATAGTGCTAAATTATTTAGAGTCAGAGAGAAGAGAAAGAGTTATTAGAGAGAGACCTGATAATATGTCTCTATGGGATGATAAGAAATTTCATAGGAGATTTCGTCTCGAAAAAGTACTGTGCAATTTTATTAACCCTCATTGAAAGTAAAATCGCCAACGTAACAAACAGgtaagaattattttctatataaataataaaacgagaTTTTTGTATATTGACTACGATCTAGGTAACATTGaaagatacctatatattatttttttatttttcagaaacaattcTGTTCCAGCTTTACAACAATTACTTCTGACTTTGCGGTTCTATGCGTGTGGTAGTTTCTACATTACGATAGGTGATTTTGCTGGAATACACAACTCAACTGCGagcaaaattataagaaaagttaCTGAAGCAATTGCCTCTCTTCGCCAGGAATTTGTTACATTGCCAGCTAACagagaagaaatattattagtacaggaaggattttttaatattgcccGATTTCCGAGGGTTATAGCGGCATTGGATTGTACTCACATCAAGATAATTTCACCAGGTGGCAATACTGCAGAAGACTACAGAAATCGAAAAGGTTTCTTCTCATTGAATGTGCAAGCTATGTGTACTAGCGACTTAAAATTTGAAGATATAGTAACACGATGGCCAGGTTCAACACATGACAGTTTGATATTCTCAAACTCTGCAGCAAAGTTTCAGTTTGATACTAATAGATTTCAGAATGGACTGGTCCTAGGTGACAGTGGTTAtttcttaaatcattatttactaaCTCCGTTAAGTGATCCTCGAACAGAAGCCGAAAGACTATATAATGAGTCTCATATTCGTACTCGAAATGTAATTGAGAGATGTTTCGGGTTTGGAAAAGGAGATTTCCTGTGTTAAGTATAGGAATGCGGTGCCGAATCCCTCTCGCTCAAGACATTATTGTAGCAACAgcaattttacataatcttGCAAGAATTAGAAATGAAAGCGAACCACCTGTGGATCCTGAAGTCCACATACCACAACAACCACAATTTGAAACTCTCATTGCTGACCAGCCAGGACACCAACACAATAGTACAAGGGACTCTatgttagaatattttgaaagtctaATCAACtagtaatgatatattaataaacacaattttataactACAATGTGTTCTTTTATTATACCTCCACTTTACAGTAATCATAttgttataatcaaataatttgtggTGAGGTATTCACTGCTTTTGAATAGGATTATTAGAATTTAACAGTCTGGGTTTGTAgtgataaaaaattaatttattggaactaaacacacacattacaataaaaatggtcAAAGACTAAAGAGATCCTTGTTTTGTTgaataggtaaatgaaaaaaaaacattttataaatctttatttattatttctaaaggacTTGTTCCATAATTTACACCAGTACGGAGCTTACTTAATAGTACTTCATGCATTTCCTGCTTCCTTCTTTCATCATTATGCAGGTTCtgcatttttaataagtgtGCCTGTTTGACAAACTCATGCTCTTTTATGGCAATTTCCTTCTGGAGCTTCACTAGCTCTAAGCGAGATTCAGTTAAATGGTCCAGTTTTGCAGTCACTCCaactttagtaattttttgattacttttcaagtatggactaatcttagttttaaagccTTTGGCTTCCATGAAGACCACTTATTctctgaaaataatgataagttttaattaatgttattttatacaatgtaaataaatgaactggaAAATTGATAAAGACATACCTTTTTCAGTTTGATCCACTTCCATATCCTGTATCTCTATAGATTGAAAGTCATCAAAGGCCTtgtctgaaaacaaattaatttactattatattttattacactattatactatgtacttttttttcaataaattaaaataccatttccAATTTCACTGTTAACTTTCTCCTTTAAATCCTGTTATGGGCAAAACTCTTCttgatctaaaacaaaaaatatattcaggtccttgtttttcattttacattaaataaatatatataggttgAACATTCTGTAAAAATCAGTGGCCATCATGTGATCATAAATCTATCAAGGATATGagtaaaaatcaaacatttattcttTTCCATTCTGCAGCCAGAGATTAATTACAGCacatgtttagttattttctaaagttatttattattattgaattagatattttacctaaagtacACGGAATATCGTCATCACATggtacaattactaaattattttctaatgatTGCAGTGGCAACGATAGCGGGTCAACTTTAGCAGTCTCTTCCAGTTCTAAAGGTtctgaaaaaaacaacaatacacaAACTGCTTAGAAAGATGCTAAAGATAAATGTAGTGcgttattacttttgttttcataaacacTATATCAATTCCCATGgtaacatcaacaaaaatattttaaaatatttgacttcatACCTGGAATTTTGTCGCTGTCATTTCGAGCATCCAGCCCATTGATATTCGAACATATCGCGATAACCCTCTCCTGTATATCTGTAACCTCTGGGGCTGAAGAGGGCCCGCCACCAGTTTTGTACAGCTCTTGCCGATGTTTGGCcaatgtttttttggtttccttTTTTATGCCTTCATATTTAAGCTTCAGGCTCTTGGTACTCCTCGCTGTAAATCCCGTAGCCGcattaaataatgaactgatttttatCCACGCTGCTTCCTTTTCTTTATTGGTTACGGCGTCTGTCtgcttattttcaattatagtaCGGTGTTTTGCCACCAATTCAGTCAATAATCTTATTTCGCTTTTGTTAAAATTCGTGGAACGTTCACGTTTTACGATATTTTCCATGattacacacaacacacaaaaagcaaacaataaattcgaacggaaaataaatattaacacgaAGACGAGTCGTCAAAGTTTAAGGTTATGTTATGATTCCCTCTAAAATGTGACAACCGCTGTCATtaagttgaaaattgtttgtctctttcttagATCTGTAAATGTTCATAAGCGCGTCTCGCTCACACAGATGTAGTGTGAAGCTAGTCACAAAAAAAGGTCAGGTAGTAAACTGACTGGTAACTAtgctttgaaaaattgaaactcTTTATTGGTTCGTTAAAGAATCAGATAAAGTTATTGATCAGTTAGCTACTTGACGTTTTATCTGGctcttgaaaaatcagccctaatttgaataaacgattttgagtttgataaataacaaattattaccAGAAAAGTACAAATTTAAGcaatttatctgtatttttccCGAATTCTTTAGATTTTTCTGTAGGTACATAGTGTGCCGGATTTGAAACATCtccttttcatttttatattttcactgcATGTTACGTCCACGATCTTGCGATTACCTATCATATGTCTCAATTCCAgcagttttaaaaaaattgttgggGTCTAAACAGCAAACTATGCTTTCCATACCATGGTATGCAATCCAATACGGATATACACCTAAATCTAATCAACGAAATACCTCCCCACGCCATAAACCACGACGAAGGTCATAATAACACTCGCAATACAGAAAAGGGACCATAACTCCTTTTTATAGCTGTAATCTTAATAACCCAAAATGttcgtttaatattatttctgacTGAGCAAATAGCCCGCGGCAGAAACCCTAAGTTAACGTTTGTTCAAGTTAAGTTAAAGAAAATTTGATTCTGTGTTGTTAGGGAAACCGTTACAATGGTAGGTAATAGAATTTTAATTGGGGATTCTAGGTTGACctaaatgtattatttactgAGTTCTGCTTACGGCTTCGctggtgttttgttttaatatataaCGTACGCGTGTATTCTTGGAAGGGGAAGGCTGAGGCGTGTATAGCAGAGTGCGTAATGTTCGTCTACTTGTATTGAAATCATAACTACAAGTTATTTTCGTTCCAAATAACTTCTATAGAGAAGGAATAACCAGAGACTGTATCACTTAATACACTTAGGGACATtagaaaacaatatttctatCTTCATGTTTTAAAAAGTCCTTTAATCTAATGATTGCCTGTACCGAAATACCTACAAGTTGTAACGCTTAGACAAATAATAGTCCAAAAACTTACCGTAGCGACACCCCATCCTGTCACATAACTAGCTTCACCCCCTCCAATCCAGTCGAAGTTCAGGGTTACCAGCTGAACTCTGTCAGTCATCTCCAGCTTCTTCTTGAGGATCAGGAAACCTATGTCGTTCTTAATGTTGATAGGATCCCAGTCTGGGTGGATGTGGTAACTCTTGAACTTTACTGCATATCCACCGGATCTCCAGTTATTGGATCCTACAACTGCATGGAATGTTCTGGAAGGAAGAACAAGTTTGAAGATGGAAAATGGAAGGATAACGCTTTATGGTGAGCGCTGATCGGTAGCTTTTTCAAAATCTTCATATACCTTTATAATTTTTTCCGAAACAATTCGTCTTCCTAACTATGTGACTAAGCATTGGACACGGGGATAAGGTTAGCAAATAATGATTCTATTCTATGCCATGGTTTAATGTGCCATCTCACTTTTGTTTGGATGACAACTGGTTGTCAGGCTGATATCCATCTTTCTCCTTAGTTTGCGTTACGAGCAAGACAAAAGTAAATCATTTGAAACCATACTTACTGCATCAATCCCCCTGGAACTTCAAACCCGTCAATACAATGTGCTGCAGTAAGGATCAAGTTTGGCAGCACAATAGCCCCTCCACAGACAATCATTGTGATCACATCTCCTACCAACAGACCCGCCATATGTGGTGCATAGCCTTCGGGAGCTGATGTTCCACCTACTATGTGAGGAGATAAGTCTTCTATGGCGTTTGGAGTCTCCAATGGTGCTCCTGAAATCAAAAGAGGTTTTAATAATAGTGCTACTGTTTTATGGTGTTCTTGGGGTACTGGAATATTAATGGTGTATTTTTATGGGCGTTTATGGTGGTGACTATTTAGACAGTCCATTTAGCTATATTCTAGTCGAAGAATTTTAAAGGGTTTATTTATGGGATGACTTTAAAATAGATAGTATTTTGAACTGCATGAGAATAGTTAGTATTTCTGCATATTATCGTATTAGCGATATTTATAAAAGGCACTAAATTATACTGGCtggttaaataattattttacgttATACCTAATACCAACgcacttttcaaaaataatactgTGATTTTTGTTCTTACCATTAACAcgatgtattattataaaatgtaaaataaataatattatgagctGCATtttcaatgataataatattattttataatcagaaataatataattttgtaaaatattttcgtttttacataaacaactctgtttttattatgatacataacttattaaaacactaaatatatacaaacaaaTTACTGCGAAAATTAGTTCCATTATATCTTGCAGCAGACAGTTGACTGATAAACGATATTTGACTTTCAAACTTCAGTAGGTGGACACGAGACCTTATCTGATAcacaaagggcttcagaaggaacatagtgggtttgagtctgacacttcctaaGCGCCACCCacagaggggtcatttgatgatttcccaacaAAAAAAAGCTTATATGTTTAAATCATGAATTAGGTATATCTGTTACGGCTAAACCTCAAAGTTCAGCTACACCGGCTTACTGCCCTCCCTTATATACTTCGTTATATACTGCCtctttgtatttcttttttgttcttatgtatgtttgtataggCTGTAGCCTGCAAAACCTAAGTGTAGCCACACTTCGGGCCTTAGCGGtaacatatttatatacttacctactttcctctgtgaactttttatttgaaatcccGAAGCGACTGAGTTTTGACGACCTCTCTTCATTCAGATTCTCCGACACACGGTATCCCATTGTCTCTGGCAGAGACCATGCCTTGAAGCCGTGTCACCGTCAATAAACTTCTGCCTGTGCTTTCATCATCATAAGATATAGGAGTATAGGAGGGAATCTGCTGAAAATAGAATATAGACAAAACACGGTCTTTCACCAGACTGTCTTGTCTTGTGatcaggcccgccgtaagcgggcgtgcagcgcgtgcacagcacgcgggcggtacgtcctagggggcggcaaatctagcgagttatcacgtaatatttaaaaaatacaatatctttttacttatgattttatttcaatatttccgaacacagcaatagcgctaagaatattacttacactgccggtttcagttaggtaggtcatctgttgaaaggacattttc is a genomic window of Helicoverpa armigera isolate CAAS_96S chromosome 16, ASM3070526v1, whole genome shotgun sequence containing:
- the LOC110379567 gene encoding chymotrypsin-2: MAGLLVGDVITMIVCGGAIVLPNLILTAAHCIDGFEVPGGLMQTFHAVVGSNNWRSGGYAVKFKSYHIHPDWDPINIKNDIGFLILKKKLEMTDRVQLVTLNFDWIGGGEASYVTGWGVATNSGIIPFNLQLLEVSTLSPKSCLKAVRVATATIWAEAPHVDPDIEICSLHSVGKGLCTGDSGSPLISRRTGSQIGIASWAFKCARGVPDMHVRISAYKHYIQETMKKYK